In one window of Kitasatospora sp. MMS16-BH015 DNA:
- a CDS encoding PRC-barrel domain-containing protein, protein MSGSTKGDSVENIMWEYQENSGHWAGADLTGYKVEASDGHIGKVDKHSEDVDARYIVVDTGPWIFGKHVLLPAGTVASIDTANETIHVSRTKEEIKNSPEFDKDKHTGDADYHQRVGSYYSDSRTGY, encoded by the coding sequence ATGTCCGGTTCTACGAAGGGTGATTCCGTGGAGAACATCATGTGGGAGTACCAGGAGAACTCCGGTCATTGGGCCGGTGCGGACCTGACGGGTTACAAGGTCGAAGCCAGCGACGGGCACATCGGCAAGGTCGACAAGCACTCCGAAGACGTGGACGCCCGCTACATCGTGGTGGACACCGGCCCGTGGATCTTCGGCAAGCACGTCCTGCTTCCCGCCGGCACCGTCGCCTCGATCGACACTGCCAACGAGACCATCCACGTCAGCCGCACCAAGGAAGAGATCAAGAACTCCCCGGAGTTCGACAAGGACAAGCACACCGGTGACGCCGACTACCACCAGCGGGTCGGCAGCTACTACAGCGATAGCCGAACCGGCTACTGA